The sequence below is a genomic window from Lycium ferocissimum isolate CSIRO_LF1 chromosome 9, AGI_CSIRO_Lferr_CH_V1, whole genome shotgun sequence.
CTTATTAGCGTACATGTATTCATAGCAACACTGGATATCGTCTCTGGGTCTCTGGAGAGTTTCAAATTTGAAGgtacttatcaaaaaaaaaaaaaaaaaaaaaaaaaaacaaaaaaaaaaaaaaaaaaaactttgaagGTAAATATGACCTCACGTTTCATACTTCTGATCAAGGCATGCATTAGAAGAAAACATTTTTGATCTTTACCAAAAATTTCTACTCCTCTTTGTTAACTTTTGAACATCCAGTTAAGGTCCACATACCAAGAGCCAAGAAGGCATTGCCAGGGAATTTGGGGTGAATCAAGAGGAAGGGGGAAtgataaagagaaaaataatagatGTTGGAGCCGGTTGTAATAGAGAGGCAACAAAGAAGATCTATTTAAGATAAAATATGAGTGACAGTAAATAAGTAGTAGAACACTTgtcaaaaataatttcataatcTTTTGATCAAAGCCCCACACGTTAATTCACAGAACTCTCAGATCTGAAGCTAGGCCTAAGCAAGCTGCTTTCAGCGGCTTCAATGCATCTAATTCTTAAAGATTGGTTTTGTTATTAGCTTATCTGAACTGTAGCTGTAAAACTTTGTGAAAAAATGGTGCCTTTCTTTTCTCTAAATTTCCAATTAGAAGTGCATAGTTATGCTCAATATTATGTCCTTATATTGCTGACTTATTTTTTCGAATAAAAAGTTTTGCTGATTGTTTCCAGATCATGCTGTATGATGCAACCAGGAGACTCCTAGACAGCAGGTTTCTGAAAAAGAATGAGAGCATCATGTCTGGTCAATTGGTAACATTTGATGGTCACTTAGTGGAGTTAGGAGAATGCGAGGAGGGCCAAAAGCCTCCAAAGCAAATCATTCCTCAAGGAAAACATACCATGGAACTTGGAAAAAGAGGACCAATACACGATGAAGTCGCTGTCCATAATAAGTTGCCAGCTGGTAGGTTATAAAATTTCAGTAAGGTAAAGATAATATGTGTTTGATGCGCATGTAGGAATTCCACCTTATAATAGATGACTctttttctttaagaaaaaaaaatttggactTATAAATGAAAATCTGAAATTTCCATGTCTTCGATTTTGGATGGCTAGCTTCTGCGAATCTAGACTGCGTTTCAATaggttttctgaaaaatattatttgtataTAACTTGATTGTAATGTTTCACTTGTTGGGCTATTTTAACAAGTTGTCCGCCATCTTAAAATGGAAACTCTTTACTCATGTTCAGTTATAGCAATAGCCCTGAATCCATGTATAGTCTGAGCTTTATAAGTGTGCCACTTGAATTATATAGAACTTGTATTCCTGACAGCATTTCAATGCAACAATGATCTTCCAAATGACATAGATAAGTTCATTGCTTAAAGAGTTTCATTGTTGAATTGATCTCGAAATTGGATCATAATAGTAGTTGCTGCCCAAAGGTGCTTTATGAAAGACGGTGCACAGCAGTGACAGTACTATTGATTCCGTCGATCGAACGAAACCATTTCTTgctttttttctcctctctggCTTGACTACTCTGCTCATAGCAGCCTGCAGAAAAAGCTCTAGAGCCCCATCTCCTAAGTTGGAGCAAGAAGCAAGGGATAGAGCGCATCTTTCCCCTTTCTATTAGTAGTAAGGTTATCAAAAGGTTCTATTTCTGGATTCACTGTCTTCTGACACTAGTAACCAATGAACTCTACTCTTAAACTCAGCATCATGCTAAAATAGGTCAAAAGATACAGGACAGAGTGCCACTAAAGGACTTGTTTAAACTACTATTCTATACTTTGAGTGCAGAATGGGATGTCATGTATACTACTCAAATAACTCAGAAGGCAAAAAAGTACAGTAACGGAATCCTCAAACTTTCATCATGTGGTTCCTACCAATCTCAGGTTAGTCCTATATCCATCCACACTCCCTGCAACTGTCATTTAGTTCACCTTTGTCGAGTTTGCCAAGGATTTGGTTAATAAGCATGGCCGTGCTTATCTTAGTAGTTTATCTGCCTAATATTTCTATGGTTGCAAATAATTTCTGAAGCTAATCAGTCAGTTATCTAGATCTTGCAGATTTTCAGCATTAACTGACTGACTATGTTTTGACTTCCTGATTTGGATTATTCtcaaacatcaatcaaaatgtTTAGCTGATGATATTACAGATCTCAGTCTTATTAGCTGGTTCTGACATAAACACATACCACAAACAAGTCAGGTTACTCTACTTACAGAAGATGGGATCATACTATGCCGAAGGTTTCTCAAGTTATCAGAACATGTCACAACTGGAGCTACATTGAATTTGCCAAattatttggttgaagttggtgACATGAGGACTAGTGCAGAAGGTAAGGTTGATCATTTAGCAGTCACATGCTTTAACTGTCTTGACATAAGATTAGTTTCAGAAATTCTCAATGTTCTTTATGGACCTGATTTCATTGCTATGTGCAGGAAAACCTCAAAATGATGCTTCTTCACAAGAGCATGCACAATCTGACATTAAAATATCCGGACTAGAGAAGATCAAATTAAGTAGGAGAATATCCTTCAACAAGCCAATTCCTAATAGTAAGTCTGTTGGTAATTTAGTGTATAATAATGTTGATCTCTAGAAACAGAGCAATCTTGCCTTTTCTTTGCTTAGTTCGTCTTTACATGcacttttattttgtttctgtTGTCAAAGTTTAGTGCCTTTGACAAATATTTAGATATAGATTAGTAATCTGCAAAAAATGGGCCCTTCCCCCACTACTTTTTGTAGCCTGTTGTAACATAGCATCACACATGATTACACCATCAGAAAGGAATATTACAGGCTACATAACTCATGATCTTATTTCAACATCTAGAACTTTCAGTATGTTCACTTTCCTGCTTCCAATTGGTATTGCTTAGCAGGGGAGCCTCAAAATGGACCTTGTTCAGTGGAACATGTGGATTCAAAGACTGGAAGCGTTGACAATACCACAAGTTGTAGCATCTCCAAAACTGACTCTGTTCCTGCAGGTAAGCTTTCTACCTTTTCCTTATGTAAGGTGCAGAATTTAACTTTTCTCCAGAAGATCTGGTCAAGATCATTCACTTTAGACTTTCATCCATTGTAGTTAATCAACGGAACTCCTAATTTAGACAATAAATTGTAAGATTTCAATCATATTGAGTTGTATGTGGCACACTACTAAGGCTGGAGCAAAGAGGCTTCAAAATGGTAAACCCATGCAAAACTTCTGAAGGCTCTTATTATTTGTTCCTTCACCATCTTAACAAACCAAGAAAGATCTTCAATTCTATTTCTGGCTATACTGTCTCGTGACAGGATAGAGTGCCATTAGTTAGTGGACAACCTCCAGGACTTGTTCTTAAACTACTTTTCTATACTTGGAGTGCAGAATGGGATGTCATGTATACTACTCAAGTAACTCAGAAGGCAAAAAAGTACATTAACGGAATCCTTAGACTTTCATCTTGTGGTTCCTACCAATCTCAGGTTAGTCCTATATCCATCCACACTCCCTGCAGCTGTAATTTATTTCATCTTTGTCGAGTTTGCCAAGGATTTGGTTGATAAGCATGACTGTGCTTATCTTAGCAGTTTATCGCCTAGTATTTTTGTGGTTGCAAAGAATTTCGGACGCTAATCAGTCAGCTATCTAGATCTTTGCAGATTCTCAGCTTTAACTGAATGATTATGTTTTGACTTCCTAATTTGGATTATTCTCAAACATTAATCAAAGTGTTTAGCTGATGATATTACAGATCTCAATCTTATTAGCTGATTCTGACATAAACTCACACCACAAACAAGTCAGGTTACTCTACTTACAGAAGATGGGATCATACTATGCCGAACGTTTCTCAAGTTATCAGAACATGTCAGAACTGGAACTACGTTGAATCTGCCAAattttttggttgaagttggtgACATGAGGACAAGTCCAGAAGGTAATTTTTCTATGCTACATGGCTAAAATTCTTGCTTTCTTCGTCAGTAAGGTAAGGTTGATCATTTAGCAGTCACAGTTTAACTGTCTTGACATAAGATTAGTTTAAGAAATTCTCTATGTTCTTTATGGACCTGATTTCGTTGCTATATGCAGGAAAACCTCAAAATGATGTTTCTTCACAAGAGCATGCACTATCTGACATTAAAATATCCGCACTcgaaaatatcaaattaagtagGAGGACATCCTTCAACAAGCCAATTCCTAATAGTAAGTCTTTGGTAATTTGGTGTATTAAGTAATGTTGATCTCTAGAAACAGAGAAATCTTGCCTTTTCTTTGCTTAGTTCATCTTTACATgtacttttgttttgtttctgcCATCAAAGTTTAGTGCCTTTGACAAATATTTAGATATAGATTAGTAAACTGCAAAAATCGGCCTTTCCCCCACTACTCTTTATAGCCTGTTGTAATGTAGCATCACACATGATTACAGCATCAGAAAGGAATATTACAGGCTATAGATCTCATGATCTTACTTTCAACCTCTATAGCTTCAATTATGTTCACTTTACCTGCTTCTAATTGGTATTGCTTAACAGGGAAACCTCAAAATGTAGCTATTTCACTAGAACATGTGGATTCAAAGTCTGCAAACATTGACAATAACACAAGTTGTAGGATCTCTGGAACAAACTCTGTTCGTGCAGGTAAGCTGTCCATATGTAAGGAGCAGAATTTAATTTTTCTCCAGAATATCTGGTCAACATCATTCATTCGTGGCTTTCATCCATTTGCTGTTAATCAATGGAACTCCGAATTAAGACAACAAATTATAAGATTTCAACCAAATTGAGTTGTATGTGGCACACAACTTAGGCTTGGAGCAAAGAGGCTTCAAAATGGTAAAGCCATTTGGAACTTCTGAAGGCTCTGAGTGTTTGTTCCTTCACCATCTTAACAAGCACAAGTAATCTTAAATTTGTGGAATtagattttgttttaaagttgCTGAGCTGCCTTACCTTAGATTAGCGGGGAACTGGCTAATTAACTTTAGAAatgctttttcttttaaaaaagatgaatatgtgGATTGCAAGAAAATCATTACAGGTAACTTCTAAATTAAGTTCTCattgaagaaaaaaggaacaaaatatCAATCACTTGTGACAAGGGGGGAGCAGAGGTTTAGGACAAAAGTGGAGAGATGGAGCAAACACAGAAACAAGAAAAGTGGAGAGATGGAGCAAACAGAGAAACAAGAACAGGATCAGCAAAACAGAAAGTGGGGTTGAAGAGCGGGATTGACGTTAAAATTATTACTGTTTAAATCATTTTGTGACGTTTCATTGAGGTAAAAGAGGAATGATAGgaagaggagaagaaaaagagggttggaggagaagaaaaagaggGTTATAAATTTGTAAGGTTTAAAAGTCGagggatttgaaatttggataTTCAGAAGTAAAAGTGGAGGAGTTGAATATAAGGATTCTCAGAAGTCAAACTGTGGCGGTTTGAATTTTGGATTCTCCTGTATAGAAGCTTTTTGAACCCCTCCAATTGGATGAAAAGGAGGAAATATACCTCTCTAACGTCCTTCAACCCGCACCAAATAATCCGGAAGTAAATTATCAATCATTCCAACCTAAGGTAAGTAACAAAGGAGTTTCTCTCTCCTATGCCAATCCTTTCCCTTTCATGGAACCAAACACAGTGTCAGCAAAATGCAATGTTTTTCTTTTCGACTAAGCAAGTCATAAGGTTTATTTGGGGAAAAACTGTTATATAGTGTCATTAGAATGTAACAAAAAGAGGCTGATATCCCTCCTTTAACTAATATGTTTTTTCTTGATAAGTAGATatgacatgtttttttttttttttttcttcttatgcaAACGAACATGCTGACAATAACTATTCTGCATTTGCTTAAACAAAATTATCAGTGGAAATGGATTTCCTTCTACTGTTGTATAATTGACAATGAATGACTTTCATCAATTTTTTCTTGGGAATAAGACTGAGTTGCCTTTGGCTTAATTAGTATTGGATCCCACCTTAGTTTGATATTTAAATCAGTCATTAATCTCCAAGTTCATACTACGTAAAGATAAATATCAAGGACTGGTGTATATTTGTCCGGTGCAACTGATGAATTAGACATGTCATATATGCTATACATCGAGTTAGTTAACTTGGAGTTGCAAGAAACTTCAGTTTCTTAATTCTTTTTGGCAAGTAAGGCCAATGTTTCCTTTTTTCCAATCTAGTCAATTGCTAAATATCTTTTAACTATTGGTACTATTTGTCTCATGACAGCCCATGAAATTTTGTCCATTCTTAAAAAACCCATCACTTCGGAAGGTGTTGTCACTGTAAGGAGCAGCACATATGCAGATGAATGCCAACTACTGCAGTCATCAGGTCTTGTTTCCAGTGCTATTAAGAGAGAAACAGAGGAACATTTCATGCAATACTTCAATGATAAAGGTAGTTCACCAGAGCATAAGGTAGAAGAAACTATCATGACTCATAGAAACGACAGGAAAATCTCAAAGATGAAAGCTACTGATGCATTCCATTTGGACAGCATATCCCAACCATCGGATTGTGCTGACCAAAGAGTATCTCAAACTCAGTCATTAAGCTTGTCTACTGGGTAAGTATTGAAAGACATTCCGAGGTTAATAACCACCCTTCAATTTGTCAACTTTGTCTGCTCATGCGTCTATGGTTGTGCTATGAAAAGCCATCTAAGCAATGAAGCGATGCAAAACAAGTGGTTATCTCTTCATAGATGAAGCCATGCGTTTGCACTAAGTGATTCCGACGAGATCAGTGGCTTCTTTGAATCTCAACTTTGAGGAGTTGGATTAATACGACATTATTATGTATTGGATGCTAAAATTAGTTATTTCAATTGCAACTTAATTGTTATCATACTAAATTCTTAGAAATTTGATATTTTCTGATATTCCGTAATTTGTGCGCTTCACTTCTCGCTTTTCGCTTCAAACTCCATGACCTTGTCGCTTTTTTGCACTTTTTGCTTTTAAGAACATTGGTCTATGGATACTTGGCATATCAGTTGTTTATGTGTTAAGATTATATGGCAGTTTTAACTAGTACTTGTCATATTCttgataaaaaaaacaaaaaaaaaaactagtcctTGTCatattatatttggtttgacttAATTTTTTCCAGATTAGCAGCGGCGGATATATGGTCGTGTGATGTAGAATGCGCTCTCACAGAGAGAAGGTCCCCAACTGCGAAGCTGAAGCATTTGGCTATTCCTGAGTCAGACTCTAAGGTTAAAGCAGTTGAAATACTCTGCCACGACAGGTCTAGTAAAATTTCAGAAATCAAGAAAGCATCTGAATCTGTCTCCCACCACCAAGGCAAGCATCCTCAAGAACACATACCAGCGTATCAATTTTCCTACTTCCTCCAGTCCATTTTAAATGTCTTTTAAGGTTTTGGCAGACccattaagaaaaatatttctccTCAAATTGAGTATACTGTTGCGAGACTTTTTAGAAAATTTTATAGATCATTTATTAGAgcaatggtagtatggaaaaaAGTAATTAAGGCCTTTTGGCTTCCTAAAGCGACACATAATGTGGACCAATTGCTTTGCTAAATGACATAAAAATGGACGGAAGGTAGTATTAATTACATTTTCTGTCATTTGCTTCTATCTGTGCAGATAATCATAGTGGCTCAATGGCTGCATTAACAGATTTCTGCACCTTAACTCATGCGTCCGACAAGGTAAGCCGTTGTACTCCCTGTTCCTTTTTGAGGTTTGAGTCAAATATGAAGAGGAGAAACTTAGTTTCCTTCTACataacaaaaggaaaataagaggCTGTTGGTTTTTGAAACAAAGAAATACAGgaaaataaagaggaagaaaactTTAAGAATTAGAGTTGAATGCAGTAGAgtacaagaaagaagagagcTTATGAACTGAAGTTGAAAGTTCGATATATTTTTACTGCAGTATAAGACTACAATTTATAATAGAAAATACTAACTTAAAAACCTAAAGATAAGCAAAGAAAATCTGCTGAAAATAACAAATTCCTAAAGACTAGGAAATACTatttattcaaaattcaaatagaaatcAACTCCTAAATACTAGGTCTAACTAGTTGACTAggtaaaacttaataaattacTACAGTAATAAGATTTGCAGTTCTAAAGCAAATATTCAACAGAAGCCAAGAGTGAATAGGAGTTGAAAAGTAGGGAAGAAAAGGGTATTTGGAAACAAAGGAGAAAAGAGGAACTTTAGAGTTAAAATATTGGTTTCTGATGGAAACTACTAAGAAAATTATACGTATGCCAATCAACTTTAATAGAGGAATATTGGAACACCAACTTCTCATCCATTATTTCCTCAAATGGATTCACTAATGCCAATTACAACATTTTCCTATGTGATGAAAATTACTGTACGACGGTGCCACCAATACTTGTTTTCTGACAGTATCTGCTGTTTTCTTTAGCCTTCTGCAGATAACAAGCAGACAGATACCCAGTGGCAAGAGGCATTTTCTGGTGTCACTGTCGATGTTTCAAGTGATTCTGCTCAACAGTTCCATGGTCACTCAACGGAGATAAAATCTGAGCATGACAACAGTGCATGCACAATGGATGATTTTCCTAGTTTTGATCTTGGATTTTAGACAATCGTGTTGTTCTTTTCCATGTATCAGCAAAATACCATCAGTGAGGCTTTTCTCAAGATATTCGCAGACTCGCCTATTGTGGATATGCTCAGACAAGAATTGTTTATAAATTGTAGCCTCTTCATAATTACTGTTgatttgaaggaaaaagagttaAAAGGTTACTGAAAAAATGAAGCTATAACTTTGAGGATATTGTCGTTACTGGACtgtgtttcaatttttttatatgaacttagatgtatatttttcattttgattTCAAAATGCTATGGTACTTTGAATTACAATATTGCCAATACTATatgtaatataataaagtttacAAAAGAGATACATACGACTATCATAATATCAAACCCAAAATTGATGTATTCACCTTTAGTTTTGTAGACTGTTGTATTTAAGACATGATTCATAGGAACTTCCGGTGGATGCAATGAAGTAAAGAAGTGTTATTGTATACAAGTTGAAATCGTGTTACTAGCTTTAAATGATTTATTTTACTCTttgtaatctttttttatttttttttattttctatcttcAATTCGTTTTGGAACTTGATTTGAGAAGATCTATTTCGCTTGAGTATCTATTTTGTGCTTTAAACTCTCCCAAGATATTACATTAAAGTTTAAAATGGTTAGGAAAGATATAACAATAACTGCAGAAACATTTCACTTAGAAATTCGATTCACAAGATAAGTTGAAGCAATTTGACATGGAACATGGTCACAAGATGAAGGCAATGAACTTTCAAATACATTGCTCTTAATTCATTGAATTATTCTTTGATTAAGCACCCTTGTATCATCTTTTAGTTTTCTCTCTCTTATTTAGAATTACCATTTCTGAAAGGGATCATTGGCATAAACCTGCAAACGACATAGTATACATTTTACAGAGTTTCCAAACTTTCTTCTGCCTGCATTTTCATATCTTTGCTCATGCAGTAAGCCATGTTTCCATATACTTGTAACCTGTTCTACTTTTTCTACGTAGTTGATACCATCAATTGATGAAAGCACTGATTTTTAGCTCTGGAAAACTCGACGATATCTCTATTTCCTGATTTCATCATCTATCGTCGTGGTATTTGGAAGGTATACCTGCCTTTCTTGATCCCTGACCATGACCATGACGGCTGAGGAAAGCTGTTAGTAAATTCTTACTCTTTCTGGCGTAATTTTGCATATCCTTTGCACTGTTTCTTTCCGGATTTATGGACATTGAAATCGCCCTCCGTGGCTCAGATGGACACTGTTATTACCCAAAACATATGATACATATGGTCATTTAGCATGAACAAACATTTTTTCTTCTCCACCAACATAATGTACTTGATTGCTATGTTGCTCGAACTCTTCAAAAAATGTTAACCAGTGCGataacatttttggagagtccgagcaacacaTCTTAATTGCATGATTAAAGTTCTTACCCTCTGTCTAATATTAGAAGTGCTGGGAGAAATTGATCTTCTGATGGCTGATCCAAAACGCATCAGAGGAGAAACTGATCTATTGACGGATCCAGAACGGTTGAGACCAAATTTAAGTGGTGAAACTGATCTATTCCCTGTTTCATTATTGAATATGTTAACTAGAGTTTTTATCTTCTACATACTGACAGGGTTAAAAAAATTACAGTATCAGATCACCTAAACATAACTGATAGTTAAAGACTATAAAAGGCGGGATTAGTAACCTGGAAAATAAGGTAGATTACCTAATACAATAAGTTAAACAATTATGATAGTGCAAAAAAATTTATGTTGCCTGCGCATATAAGTTAAATCCGTGTTAATTTACTCAGGAGACGTCTGTTCaaaagaatgttttttttttttttccaaaaagaaaataagaatttttttggTTATATATGTGAttgattttttgtatttcttttttaaaataggTTTTTCAAGTGAAATGCTTGTCGAAACACACCTACAATTTCCAAATACCTTGTTCAACTTAATTCAGATACTACATTTTTTCaagatattatattttttatgtccaaacgcctattAATATTGTACTGTGTATAACTAAGAAGTTTAAGTTGGTACTGACCAACTTCTTTGGTGGAGGCAACCCTTGTAAATGAGAAGTTAAGAGGATTTGGAGAAGCATCTGTCCATGAAATCTTGGGAGGCCTTTTCCTGTATCAATTTTAAAATGGTTACCGACTTTGAAGGCAAAATTGGCAAAAAGAAAGGGTTATCATAAGTATTCTCATTAATTGAAAAACCTACATGTAATGTTTAGATGGATGAGGCTTTGATGGTAGAGCTTGAAAAGGATGAGGAAAACAATCACCTAATGGCAAGAGAGAAGAACCAAAgaaagttaaaaagaaaaagaactaaaaagggcaaagataaaaagaattttgtAAATTTCGAGACCATATCATCTAAAAGCGTAAGTTGTTGGAATTTGTTATGTTTTAACACGCCCCTCATTAAATTGCACGgtcatctcatctaaaagtttaacTTGTTGAAGATATAACTTACATGAAAAGTATGCTCCTTCCGACGGCTTAAAAACTTTTAGACTATATTGATCGGCCTCTTCAAAAATATTGTCGGGtgtgtgtcggatcctccaaaagctatgcatttttggaggatcggACAAGAATGCTGCAATAtatttgaagagtccgagcaacatagctctTAGATGAGATGGTCATACAATTCAACAGAATTCAAAGGCGCTAAGAGAACAAGAATATGGCAAAATAATGTACCATTCTTAGGCACCTGCAAGTCATCTTGAGGACACAAGTTGTGTTCCTTATTTCTTGGTCTTGGTTTTGGCACTGCAGGTTGTGTCTCTGCAGCTGCAAAATGTGAATATTGAGAATGAAATTGAAGCGAAGCACATTTGTTTGTTTTTAAGAAAGTAGCAAAAAATGATTATTGCAATATagagggaaaaaaataattgcCTGAAATCATGTAACGCTTATGTTGCTTTGGAGTCAGAATTATCAAAGATTGTTGCAAGAGGCCACTTCGATCAACAATTTCTTGGCATGTTTGCAATTTCTAATTTGGAGTAacacagaaaaaaaaatggtaagaCGGGAATTATAGAGATCTTTTAGTATTAGGGAAACTAAATTCTAATAATTTTGGACTAAAAAATACTTAAATGGAGCAACATGATCAGCAGGGATTCAAATAACTGTCTCCACTTAACTTGAGATTGAGACATTGTTGTTGTTTGCGGTGAAACTAATCGTTCTTGTAAGTT
It includes:
- the LOC132030657 gene encoding uncharacterized protein LOC132030657 isoform X3 translates to MGDAKKKWCVTYTKHLKQKRKVYQDGFLELQSSTHKVMLYDDCEKLLGIKILKNDIDVKEGETLAFDSYLVDIGDPHGDYKPVPILKTKQIKKESQESGLLHSGKGSTAADNRKSNLGKRKAFPSPLSPSHKIIREFKKSEAHKYNSSPGSLDMTKSSTEEWQVLYTTQMTQKAKKFHDGYLQLVMSSSHCRQIMLYDATRRLLDSRFLKKNESIMSGQLVTFDGHLVELGECEEGQKPPKQIIPQGKHTMELGKRGPIHDEVAVHNKLPAEWDVMYTTQITQKAKKYSNGILKLSSCGSYQSQVTLLTEDGIILCRRFLKLSEHVTTGATLNLPNYLVEVGDMRTSAEGKPQNDASSQEHAQSDIKISGLEKIKLTGEPQNGPCSVEHVDSKTGSVDNTTSCSISKTDSVPAEWDVMYTTQVTQKAKKYINGILRLSSCGSYQSQVTLLTEDGIILCRTFLKLSEHVRTGTTLNLPNFLVEVGDMRTSPEGKPQNDVSSQEHALSDIKISALENIKLSRRTSFNKPIPNRKPQNVAISLEHVDSKSANIDNNTSCRISGTNSVRAGKLSISHEILSILKKPITSEGVVTVRSSTYADECQLLQSSGLVSSAIKRETEEHFMQYFNDKGSSPEHKVEETIMTHRNDRKISKMKATDAFHLDSISQPSDCADQRVSQTQSLSLSTGLAAADIWSCDVECALTERRSPTAKLKHLAIPESDSKVKAVEILCHDRSSKISEIKKASESVSHHQDNHSGSMAALTDFCTLTHASDKPSADNKQTDTQWQEAFSGVTVDVSSDSAQQFHGHSTEIKSEHDNSACTMDDFPSFDLGF
- the LOC132030657 gene encoding uncharacterized protein LOC132030657 isoform X4; protein product: MGDAKKKWCVTYTKHLKQKRKVYQDGFLELQSSTHKVMLYDDCEKLLGIKILKNDIDVKEGETLAFDSYLVDIGDPHGDYKPVPILKTKQIKKESQESGLLHSGKGSTAADNRKSNLGKRKAFPSPLSPSHKIIREFKKSEAHKYNSSPGSLDMTKSSTEEWQVLYTTQMTQKAKKFHDGYLQLVMSSSHCRQIMLYDATRRLLDSRFLKKNESIMSGQLVTFDGHLVELGECEEGQKPPKQIIPQGKHTMELGKRGPIHDEVAVHNKLPAEWDVMYTTQITQKAKKYSNGILKLSSCGSYQSQVTLLTEDGIILCRRFLKLSEHVTTGATLNLPNYLVEVGDMRTSAEGKPQNDASSQEHAQSDIKISGLEKIKLREPQNGPCSVEHVDSKTGSVDNTTSCSISKTDSVPAEWDVMYTTQVTQKAKKYINGILRLSSCGSYQSQVTLLTEDGIILCRTFLKLSEHVRTGTTLNLPNFLVEVGDMRTSPEGKPQNDVSSQEHALSDIKISALENIKLSRRTSFNKPIPNRKPQNVAISLEHVDSKSANIDNNTSCRISGTNSVRAGKLSISHEILSILKKPITSEGVVTVRSSTYADECQLLQSSGLVSSAIKRETEEHFMQYFNDKGSSPEHKVEETIMTHRNDRKISKMKATDAFHLDSISQPSDCADQRVSQTQSLSLSTGLAAADIWSCDVECALTERRSPTAKLKHLAIPESDSKVKAVEILCHDRSSKISEIKKASESVSHHQDNHSGSMAALTDFCTLTHASDKPSADNKQTDTQWQEAFSGVTVDVSSDSAQQFHGHSTEIKSEHDNSACTMDDFPSFDLGF
- the LOC132030657 gene encoding uncharacterized protein LOC132030657 isoform X2 encodes the protein MGDAKKKWCVTYTKHLKQKRKVYQDGFLELQSSTHKVMLYDDCEKLLGIKILKNDIDVKEGETLAFDSYLVDIGDPHGDYKPVPILKTKQIKKESQESGLLHSGKGSTAADNRKSNLGKRKAFPSPLSPSHKIIREFKKSEAHKYNSSPGSLDMTKSSTEEWQVLYTTQMTQKAKKFHDGYLQLVMSSSHCRQIMLYDATRRLLDSRFLKKNESIMSGQLVTFDGHLVELGECEEGQKPPKQIIPQGKHTMELGKRGPIHDEVAVHNKLPAEWDVMYTTQITQKAKKYSNGILKLSSCGSYQSQVTLLTEDGIILCRRFLKLSEHVTTGATLNLPNYLVEVGDMRTSAEGKPQNDASSQEHAQSDIKISGLEKIKLSRRISFNKPIPNREPQNGPCSVEHVDSKTGSVDNTTSCSISKTDSVPAEWDVMYTTQVTQKAKKYINGILRLSSCGSYQSQVTLLTEDGIILCRTFLKLSEHVRTGTTLNLPNFLVEVGDMRTSPEGKPQNDVSSQEHALSDIKISALENIKLSRRTSFNKPIPNRKPQNVAISLEHVDSKSANIDNNTSCRISGTNSVRAAHEILSILKKPITSEGVVTVRSSTYADECQLLQSSGLVSSAIKRETEEHFMQYFNDKGSSPEHKVEETIMTHRNDRKISKMKATDAFHLDSISQPSDCADQRVSQTQSLSLSTGLAAADIWSCDVECALTERRSPTAKLKHLAIPESDSKVKAVEILCHDRSSKISEIKKASESVSHHQDNHSGSMAALTDFCTLTHASDKPSADNKQTDTQWQEAFSGVTVDVSSDSAQQFHGHSTEIKSEHDNSACTMDDFPSFDLGF
- the LOC132030657 gene encoding uncharacterized protein LOC132030657 isoform X6, yielding MTQKAKKFHDGYLQLVMSSSHCRQIMLYDATRRLLDSRFLKKNESIMSGQLVTFDGHLVELGECEEGQKPPKQIIPQGKHTMELGKRGPIHDEVAVHNKLPAEWDVMYTTQITQKAKKYSNGILKLSSCGSYQSQVTLLTEDGIILCRRFLKLSEHVTTGATLNLPNYLVEVGDMRTSAEGKPQNDASSQEHAQSDIKISGLEKIKLSRRISFNKPIPNREPQNGPCSVEHVDSKTGSVDNTTSCSISKTDSVPAEWDVMYTTQVTQKAKKYINGILRLSSCGSYQSQVTLLTEDGIILCRTFLKLSEHVRTGTTLNLPNFLVEVGDMRTSPEGKPQNDVSSQEHALSDIKISALENIKLSRRTSFNKPIPNRKPQNVAISLEHVDSKSANIDNNTSCRISGTNSVRAGKLSISHEILSILKKPITSEGVVTVRSSTYADECQLLQSSGLVSSAIKRETEEHFMQYFNDKGSSPEHKVEETIMTHRNDRKISKMKATDAFHLDSISQPSDCADQRVSQTQSLSLSTGLAAADIWSCDVECALTERRSPTAKLKHLAIPESDSKVKAVEILCHDRSSKISEIKKASESVSHHQDNHSGSMAALTDFCTLTHASDKPSADNKQTDTQWQEAFSGVTVDVSSDSAQQFHGHSTEIKSEHDNSACTMDDFPSFDLGF